A window of Tatumella citrea genomic DNA:
TTATTCACCATCATCGAAGAGCCATTACTGAATTTCACCTCGCTGACCCGTGCACAGCGTCAGCAGCGGGTAGAAGAGGTGGCGGGCCAGGTGGCCCTGGATCCGGCCCTGTTATTGCGGCGAGCGCAGCAATTATCCGGCGGACAGCGGCAACGGGTAGCGATCGCCAGGGCGCTGATCCTGCGGCCGGAGATCCTGGTGCTGGATGAAGCGACTTCGGCACTGGATGTGACAGTGCAGTCACAAATACTGGCGTTACTCAGTGAATTACAGAAAAAACTCTCACTGACTTATCTGTTTATTACCCACGATTTACAGGTAGTGCGGCGTATTGCCCATCATGTCTCAGTATTGCGTGGTGGCAGGCTGATCGAACAAGGCGAGACGGCGCAGCTGTTTGCCGCTCCGCAAGACGATTATACCCGTCAACTTATCAACGCGATCCCGGCATTCAACCCGTCAGTGGAGACCGTAGTATGAGCGAAAAACGGATAGGATTTTTCACCCGATTGCTGGATAAAGCTCCGGCGGCAGAGCGCTACCGTCTGGCGACGGAGCAGATCCGCCACGCAGAGGCGCTCGGTTTTGACAGTGCCTGGGTGGCCCAGCACCATTTCCATGAACAGGAAGGGGGCTTACCTTCGCCGCTGTTGTTTCTGGCCCACGTCGGCGCGGTGACCCGTAATATTCGTTTAGGTACCGCGATTATCACTTTGCCGATGGAGAATGCGATTCGGGTGGCCGAGGATGCCGCCGTGCTGGATCTGCTGACCGGCGGACGTCTGGAACTGGGGTTAGGTTCCGGAGGTACACCGACGTCATTTGAACCCTTCGGGCTGAGCTTTGAGCAGCGGGGGGAGGTCTTTGCCGGCAATCTGGGCACTCTGCAACAGGCATGGCAGGGGCAGGCACTGGCGGATACCGCGAATCAGCTCTATCCGGCAGCGCCGGGCCTTACAGATAAAATCTGGATCGCCACGTTTTCGGTGGCCGGGGCAGAAAAAGCCGCTAAAGCCGGTCACGGTCTGATGCTGTCACGCACTCAGCCGAGACCGGCAGGCCAGCCAGAATTGCCGTTGGATGCGCTGCAAAATCCGATTATTGATGCTTACCTGGCAGCACTGCCGTCCGGGGTCGCACCACGGATACTGGCATCCCGGACCGCTTTTGTCGCGACCGACCGCCAGTACGCCCGTAAAGTGGCGTTGCCGGGTCTGACCGCCCAGGCCGCCGCTTATCGCCAGTCCGGCCACCGGTTACGGGGCGAGACTCTGGACGATTTTATGGGCCAGTTTGATGCCCATATCGGCGATCCGCCGGATGTGCTCTCTTCCCTGTTACAGGACAGCTGCCTGCCCCGGGTCACGGATATCTCCTTCCAGGTGCATTCTGTGGAACCCGAACATGCCGATGTACTCCGGTCGCTGGAGCTGCTGTCCCGCTATATCGCCCCTGTGTTGCGCAAGCATGCGCCAAAGACATTGTCAGAGAGGAACGTATGAGTGAAATTCACGATCTGGTTCAGCAGTTATCAGCCATTACCGCCGGCACTGAACTGGCCGAAAGCCGGCAGATCCGCAGTGCAGCCACCGAACATACTCAGGGCAGTTATCAGGCGTTGTTTAACGCCGGCAGTGATGACTTCCCGTTATCTCTGCGTAGCGTGGTGGCTGCCAGCGTTGCTGGCTGGCACCATGCGGATGCTTTGCAACAGTATTACTCATCGCTAAGTCATCCGCTGGAATCTTCACCACGGCTGGAGGCCGCACTGGCCTTCGCGCACCGTCTGACATTTGAACCGGTTGCCGCCAGTCCGGATGATTTGCAGAAACTACAGCAGGCGGGCTGGGATACTGACAGTATTATTACTCTGGCGCAGCTGATTGCGTTTGTCAGTTTCCAGAGCCGGTTAATCCACGGTTTTTCACTGCTGGCGGCACCACTGCAGGATGATACAGGGGTAGCACAGGCGCCGGTCACCGCAGGCCGCTGGCATACTCATCCACAGACCCGCCAACATCGTCCGGCACCGGTGGCCTTTACCCAGAAAAGTCTGGGCTGGGAGTCCTGGCTGGTGGCGAAACCTTTCGCTGAATTCAGCCCTGAACAGCAGGAGACGCTAACCCGTTTCGGGCATCAGGATTCCGAATATTTCCGCTTACTGGGCCGTAACCTGCCGGTACTGGAACAACGTACACTGACCGATAAAGGTATTTTCTACACCAGTGGCGGTTTAGCTCGTGCTGAACGTGAGCTGGCTGCGGCAGTCACCAGCAAGGTGAACGGCTGCATTTATTGCGCCTCGGTGCATGCCCGAAAAGCGACGCAGTTGTCGAAGCAGCGGGATGATGTGGCATTGTTGCTACAGGTGCAGCCGGGAGATCCGTTATCGGCAGGTCAGAATGAACGCTGGGAAGCAGAGATTGAGGCCGTGGCTGCACTCTCGGTGACGCCACCGCTGTTGACTGCTGCACATCTGCAACGTCTGCGCAGTCTGTCTCTTTCTACGCTGGAAATCACCGATCTGCTTCAGTCGGCGGCTTTCTTCGCCTGGGCAAACCGGCTGATGCTGACTCTGGGGGAGCCATTTATTCCTGAGGAAACGGCGGAAGCGGCGGCCTGACCAACGTAGCGGGGAGGCTTCCGCCTCCCCGTGTTGCAGATTAGTGCAGTTGTGCAGCAATCGCACTGAACATCAGCGAGGCTTCGAGTGGCTGGGCGGCAAAATCTGGTTCCGCCTGTGGCCAGGTTGACCACTGAACAATCACCAGTTTCTCCGCCGGATTAACCATAATGATCTGGCCATAGATACCCAGCGCCCACAGTGAACCTTTCAGAGACTCCGCAGCCGTTGGACGGACAGCCGTTGCATTGGCTGGTACGGCGTTATTCCACCACTGATAACCATAAATACCGTCAGGATGGCCGGCTGACACCGAATTGCTGGCATGAGTCCAGTCTGCTGCCTGTTGCAGCCAGTGGGGTGGCAGAATCTGCTGCCCGTCCGGCAGGCGTCCGCCGTTCATGACAAATTCACCGAAACGGCCCCAGTCTTCCAGCGTGGCATTAAAACCATGTGCGCCGACATCATGCTGGCCTGGCTGATAGGAGTGCCAGACACCATCCTGAGCCATGCCGTATGGTTGCCAGAGGGTTTGCTGCAGATAGCTGGCCAGTGGCATACCGGTAGCACGCTCCAGAATATCACCCAACAGCCAGGCGCCACCGGAAGAGTATGACCATGTGCTGCCCGGCGCATGGGCGCGTTTTAATCCGGTGACGATATTACGTACGCACTGATAAGTGCCTGGTTTTGCCTCGCACTGCGTCAGATGAGAGAAATCAGAAGATGGCTGGGTGTAATCTTCGTTCCATGCCACGCCGGAGGTATGGGTGATCAGCTGTTTAAGTGTCACCCCGTCCCAGGCAGTGCCTGCTAACTCCGGTTCATAGCGGGTAATCTGGTCGTTTAACGAGTGGATTTTGCCCTGCTGTAATGCAATGCCGATCAGGGTTGAGACCACCGATTTGCCGACCGAGCGGGAGGTCCACAGGGTGGTATCGGTATTGCCCTGACCCAGATATTTATAGGCAATTTTGCCGTCTTTCAGCACCAGCATAGCGCTGACATTTTCCCGTTGCAGATATTCCGGCAGTGAATAACTTTTGCCACCGACCTGATAGCTGACGGAATGCAGCTGACGTGCCGAACGTTGCAGCGGGGTGGCCTTACCGTGGCGGAAAATATCCCCCGGATAAATCCGGTAATCGTTACGAAAACCAATGACCCGGCTGGCCTGATCCCAACTGAGCATTTTTTTGGCATCCGGCAGTTTTGCATCGAACGGCTGCGGGCAGACGCTGAGCGCTACACCGCCGCAGGAGACTGCGCTGTTCGCGCTGGCCGTCGGTAATGTAGTCACAGTAATACCCAGAGCTAAGGCCAGCATGGCCGGTTTGAATAATGCCTGCATTTTTTTTCCTTAAGTTAAGCGGCTGTGGGGCGAGTATAGGGTGGTAAACCGGCTTGAAAAAATCACGAAATGGGGGAGAATCCCCCTAAATGAGTCAATGAGAAACGGAGATTCGATGGCAGCATTAGACTATTCATTTTCACAGATTGAAGCCTTTGCCTGTATTGCCGAACAGGGAAGCTTGTCGAAAGCGGCATTGTTCCTGGGTAAAGACCGGACGACCCTGCGTGATTTACTCGATTACCTGGAAGATGCACTGGGCTACCGGTTATTTATCCGTGAAGGCCGCAAACTGATTCTTACTCCGCAGGGGCAACAATTGCACCGCCAGGCACATCTGTTACTGCGTCAGGCGCGGGCTTTTGAAAGCTATGCACACTCGTTGCGTGTCCCTCAGCAGCAGGAACTTGTGATGGTTTATGATCCGTTTATCCCTGCCGGACTGACAGCGGCGATCACTACATTGATGTCTGAACAGGGGATTCGTTTCAGTGCCTGGAGTGGCTCACGTTTGCAGGCTGAGGCAGCATTAAGCGAGGGGAGTGCTCATCTGGCACTCTGCCAGTCCGGTGACCGGGCGCTGGGTACACAGATGGAGTGGTGTGCCCTGGGGTCGGTGGAACTGGATTTTTATGCCTCCCGCCGTTTACTGCAGGATCGTCAACAGCCTCTTACTTTGCTGGACTTGTCGGTGGTGCCGCAACTGGTGATGCACCGTAGCCAGGAAGAACAGACAGCCCGCCGGTTGCAGATATCCGGCCAGACTTTATATGCTAATGAACGGGCAACGCTTCGCAATATGCTGGAAAATGGCCAGGGCTGGGGCTTTTTTCCGGTCCACTTCGGGGCGGAACACTGGCACAAAGTGGACCGGCTGGATAGCGAAGTGGGGCACCAGGGACTGAATCTGACGATGGTCGCTCTGTGGTTGCCAGGCGCCGCCAGGCAGCCGTTGTTACAGCAACTGCTGCAGCGCTTGCCACAGCTTTGGCGTGAATCGACCACTGAAGTGACAGCCGCTGACCACAAGTCATCTGGTTTGCCGGACTGTTAAACCGACAGATGAGCGCTTATTATCAGCCACTGGTTTTTATCCCTGACGGGAGAACACGATGATTCAGGGAGTAAAGCGGCTGGCAGGGATGTTCTGTTGCCTGCCACTGCCGGCGTTTGCCGGGTTGTATCATATTAATCCGCAGCTCAGTCATCTGGTATTGCACTGGCAGATGATTGGCGTCAGGGAATATCACGCCCGGTTATCTGAGATTCACGGCGATGTCAGCTTTGATAAGCAGCAGGATTCGCAGATTCATCTGCAGGCCAGCCTGCCCATTGCCAGCCTTGATGCCCATAACTGGTTGCTGACCCGCGCGCTAAAAAGTGCCTCATTTTTTAATCAGCCGGTTTATCCGGATGCCATCTTCAGCAGCAGCCGGATGGTGGCGCTGGGCAATGGCCGTTACCGGGTATTCGGCAG
This region includes:
- a CDS encoding putative FMN-dependent luciferase-like monooxygenase, with product MSEKRIGFFTRLLDKAPAAERYRLATEQIRHAEALGFDSAWVAQHHFHEQEGGLPSPLLFLAHVGAVTRNIRLGTAIITLPMENAIRVAEDAAVLDLLTGGRLELGLGSGGTPTSFEPFGLSFEQRGEVFAGNLGTLQQAWQGQALADTANQLYPAAPGLTDKIWIATFSVAGAEKAAKAGHGLMLSRTQPRPAGQPELPLDALQNPIIDAYLAALPSGVAPRILASRTAFVATDRQYARKVALPGLTAQAAAYRQSGHRLRGETLDDFMGQFDAHIGDPPDVLSSLLQDSCLPRVTDISFQVHSVEPEHADVLRSLELLSRYIAPVLRKHAPKTLSERNV
- a CDS encoding alkylhydroperoxidase domain protein encodes the protein MSEIHDLVQQLSAITAGTELAESRQIRSAATEHTQGSYQALFNAGSDDFPLSLRSVVAASVAGWHHADALQQYYSSLSHPLESSPRLEAALAFAHRLTFEPVAASPDDLQKLQQAGWDTDSIITLAQLIAFVSFQSRLIHGFSLLAAPLQDDTGVAQAPVTAGRWHTHPQTRQHRPAPVAFTQKSLGWESWLVAKPFAEFSPEQQETLTRFGHQDSEYFRLLGRNLPVLEQRTLTDKGIFYTSGGLARAERELAAAVTSKVNGCIYCASVHARKATQLSKQRDDVALLLQVQPGDPLSAGQNERWEAEIEAVAALSVTPPLLTAAHLQRLRSLSLSTLEITDLLQSAAFFAWANRLMLTLGEPFIPEETAEAAA
- a CDS encoding serine hydrolase domain-containing protein, translated to MQALFKPAMLALALGITVTTLPTASANSAVSCGGVALSVCPQPFDAKLPDAKKMLSWDQASRVIGFRNDYRIYPGDIFRHGKATPLQRSARQLHSVSYQVGGKSYSLPEYLQRENVSAMLVLKDGKIAYKYLGQGNTDTTLWTSRSVGKSVVSTLIGIALQQGKIHSLNDQITRYEPELAGTAWDGVTLKQLITHTSGVAWNEDYTQPSSDFSHLTQCEAKPGTYQCVRNIVTGLKRAHAPGSTWSYSSGGAWLLGDILERATGMPLASYLQQTLWQPYGMAQDGVWHSYQPGQHDVGAHGFNATLEDWGRFGEFVMNGGRLPDGQQILPPHWLQQAADWTHASNSVSAGHPDGIYGYQWWNNAVPANATAVRPTAAESLKGSLWALGIYGQIIMVNPAEKLVIVQWSTWPQAEPDFAAQPLEASLMFSAIAAQLH
- a CDS encoding LysR family transcriptional regulator → MAALDYSFSQIEAFACIAEQGSLSKAALFLGKDRTTLRDLLDYLEDALGYRLFIREGRKLILTPQGQQLHRQAHLLLRQARAFESYAHSLRVPQQQELVMVYDPFIPAGLTAAITTLMSEQGIRFSAWSGSRLQAEAALSEGSAHLALCQSGDRALGTQMEWCALGSVELDFYASRRLLQDRQQPLTLLDLSVVPQLVMHRSQEEQTARRLQISGQTLYANERATLRNMLENGQGWGFFPVHFGAEHWHKVDRLDSEVGHQGLNLTMVALWLPGAARQPLLQQLLQRLPQLWRESTTEVTAADHKSSGLPDC
- a CDS encoding YceI family protein, whose product is MIQGVKRLAGMFCCLPLPAFAGLYHINPQLSHLVLHWQMIGVREYHARLSEIHGDVSFDKQQDSQIHLQASLPIASLDAHNWLLTRALKSASFFNQPVYPDAIFSSSRMVALGNGRYRVFGSLQIKNIRKPLVLYAQQSDISAQRIRLSAQTTISRQSFGMGQYPALVSDPIRVDIVLYADSAQ